One Sporomusaceae bacterium FL31 DNA window includes the following coding sequences:
- the nuoB_2 gene encoding NADH-quinone oxidoreductase subunit B, giving the protein MEVNHTSANEQQCGELLKKNILLTSVEVMLNWARSNSLWPLSSGLACCSMEMMATAAARFDLSRFGYEVFRPSPRQADLLIVAGTLTWKMAGPLKRLYEQMPEPKYVIAMGSCANAGGPFADSYSVVPGVDRILPVDVYIPGCPPRPEALIQGMLELKRKIQNPEAARMDKHE; this is encoded by the coding sequence ATGGAAGTAAATCACACTTCAGCAAACGAGCAGCAGTGCGGTGAATTGCTAAAAAAGAACATTCTGCTGACAAGCGTTGAAGTCATGCTGAACTGGGCAAGAAGTAACTCATTATGGCCTTTGTCTTCGGGGCTGGCTTGCTGTTCGATGGAGATGATGGCAACCGCTGCAGCTCGTTTTGATTTATCGCGTTTTGGCTACGAAGTCTTTCGGCCATCGCCCAGACAAGCTGATTTGTTAATTGTAGCAGGTACGTTAACCTGGAAAATGGCGGGTCCGCTCAAACGCCTGTATGAGCAAATGCCTGAGCCTAAATATGTTATCGCAATGGGCAGCTGTGCCAATGCGGGTGGACCGTTTGCTGATTCTTATTCTGTCGTTCCGGGTGTTGATCGTATTTTACCGGTCGACGTTTATATTCCGGGCTGTCCCCCGCGGCCGGAAGCTCTCATTCAGGGCATGCTGGAATTAAAGCGCA
- the nuoA_2 gene encoding NADH-quinone oxidoreductase subunit A has product MLQDYGHVGLLLVIALVFPFIALGASYVIQPRRPSLEKSLPYECGVDTVGTTWVRFRASYFLYALVFVVFDIETIFLYLWAVEFQQLGMFAFIEMFIFLSILVVGLGYAWKKGALEWK; this is encoded by the coding sequence ATGTTGCAGGATTATGGTCATGTTGGGCTGCTGCTAGTTATTGCACTAGTGTTTCCCTTTATCGCGTTAGGAGCGTCTTATGTCATTCAACCGCGTCGTCCCAGTCTTGAGAAATCGCTGCCATACGAGTGTGGGGTTGATACGGTTGGTACGACATGGGTTCGGTTTCGGGCAAGCTATTTTTTGTATGCATTAGTCTTTGTAGTATTTGATATAGAAACTATTTTCTTATATCTTTGGGCAGTAGAATTTCAGCAATTAGGCATGTTTGCTTTTATTGAAATGTTTATATTTTTGAGCATTCTGGTAGTAGGATTGGGCTATGCTTGGAAAAAGGGGGCCTTGGAATGGAAGTAA